From a single Salmo salar chromosome ssa22, Ssal_v3.1, whole genome shotgun sequence genomic region:
- the ccdc71 gene encoding uncharacterized protein ccdc71 has product MNYTEPVVEKAVNSWSRIASAGQTVLFEALQILNPMSKDLSDTEELVSFLQGLKEEGHKPVVLRSKDVYGYRSCTAKTLPAEMCSMDMACKGPRPGKKRGRKNNNNKKKKKESNNYASWSSASASESHKRSVFSRPPILTIQPSQVQQQQYLKLTNITGLMRGHTARMQIHSQPPTLSGIPLLPSPNAGRTPKAVALVGQRYHASCPEWNRALIGDSAPVIYQNGRGVYNYKTDVSNHRRSWTDEQSLWMMSRQEECRLDENSLRWKVIKVDDCVTVEELRRKAQRILQVNLSPVIQIRPLYETLAEYQRE; this is encoded by the coding sequence ATGAATTACACAGAACCGGTTGTGGAGAAGGCCGTCAACTCCTGGTCCAGAATAGCCTCAGCGGGACAGACCGTCCTTTTCGAGGCATTACAGATCCTCAACCCTATGTCGAAAGATCTTTCAGACACTGAGGAACTGGTATCCTTTCTGCAAGGACTTAAGGAAGAGGGCCATAAGCCCGTAGTGCTACGGAGCAAAGATGTGTACGGCTACAGGTCGTGTACAGCAAAAACCCTCCCGGCAGAGATGTGCTCTATGGACATGGCCTGCAAGGGTCCAAGGCCAGGCAAGAAGAGGGGACggaagaataataataataagaagaagaaaaaggagtCTAACAATTACGCGTCGTGGAGTAGTGCAAGTGCATCAGAATCTCACAAGAGATCTGTTTTTTCCAGACCTCCGATTCTAACTATTCAACCTTCCCaggtgcagcagcagcagtacctGAAACTAACGAACATTACAGGTTTAATGAGAGGTCACACTGCGAGAATGCAGATTCACTCTCAACCTCCAACACTTTCAGGAATACCGTTACTGCCATCGCCGAACGCCGGTAGAACACCTAAAGCTGTGGCCTTGGTTGGTCAAAGGTACCATGCCTCATGTCCGGAATGGAACAGAGCCCTTATCGGAGATTCTGCCCCCGTGATCTATCAGAACGGTCGAGGAGTTTACAACTACAAGACTGATGTGTCAAACCACAGACGGTCCTGGACGGACGAACAATCTCTGTGGATGATGAGCCGTCAGGAGGAGTGTCGGCTGGACGAGAACAGTTTGCGGTGGAAGGTGATCAAAGTGGACGATTGCGTCACGGTGGAGGAACTGAGGAGGAAGGCCCAGAGGATCCTGCAGGTGAACCTATCCCCTGTGATACAGATACGCCCGCTGTATGAAACTCTAGCTGAATACCAGCGTGAATGA